The DNA region TCCCAAAAGTCAACAAttttgcaaaaagaaaataatcaaaacattattccGTCACATTGCGTTTTAAATCGTAGCTATCAAAAGTTTGGTTAATAAGTTGACGTGAAGATTCATAACCTAACCcaacttgaatttaaaatttttaaaaaaatattgaacatgctagaatcaatttaaatcattttgtcaatattaaatgatttttttataaataaattaatattattttaatgaaaataactaATCTACACTAGctcataaattaattcaataatctaataacttaattttttttttaacaatctccaaatattaaaatccacacttgaatttttttttcatttggataaaattgaaatccaATCCAATTATTACTTCAATAGATAAACGTTACGATGACTCCGTAATAGAGACGTTGCAATCATATTTCGTGAAGCAATGGAGagataaatatattgtttatagtgcaagcaaaataaacaaatactgGCACAAGATTCCAAGCGGACGACCTCACCCCCCCTGTCATACAACGTCCTTTTTATAGTGCTGTTATggtatggttattttttaaaaatgttttttttatatgtattaaaataatatttttataaaaaaataaactaaaacaattccaaaaaataattcaaccaACCAGAACCTCCGCCTGGTTTTTCACAATTGATTATGAAGATCAGAAGATTAAACAATTGATTATGAATAAATATTGATTAAAGATTAATGTTATTTAAACTGAATATAACTCGAGGTGtgcatatttatattatatgaatatatacatgaaatatttatatttttcgaatataatatatatttttaatattaacttggtataaatatgtttatatatatatatatatatttattttttcatgataaatattcaaaataatatattaatttttaattttattattcaatgaaTACCTCAAGTACATTCCACaggatgacaaaaaaaaaaaaaaaaatccggtcAGAAAGAAGAGTCCACGGTAATCAAATGAGAACGCATTCACTGCACGTAAACTCAACAATAGAGAAGCCtattcaataaaagaaaaacgaaattGGAATCCATTTTCAGATCCgtctttgaaaaaaagaaaagaaaaaaggcaaatCAAACTACGCGAGAGAGCACCGTACTCCTCCCTCAGAAGCTGAGGCTGcaaatctccaccgttcaggtTTTAATCAATCAATCGCCGTGGATGGGCCAGTCAGCTTCGACGGCTTTAATCACAAGCCGTCGAGATTCAAATCGCAGCAGCCACCGGTCAAAATCTAAATTCACGGTCCCGATCATTCCGATGCAAGTAGAAGAACAAACTGAATTTATATTCTGCGAAGGACCTGATTACATCTCAGATCTTCCTGATGAATGCTTAGCTTGTATTTTCCAGTCACTCAATTCCGGCGACCGGAAAAACTGCTCTTTAGTCTGTCGGCGATGGTTAAGAATCGAAGGACAGAGCCGTCACCGACTCTCTCTCAACGCCCAATCAGATCTTCTCCCTTTAGTACCGTTTCTCTTTTCTCGCTTCGACTCTGTAACTAAACTTGCTCTAAAATGTGACCGCAGATCTGTTAGCATCGGCGACGAAGCGTTAGTTGCAATATCCAGTCGTTGCCGTAACCTCACGCGCCTCAAGCTCCGCTCGTGTAGAGAACTCACCGACGCAGGCGTGGCGGCTTTCGCTAAAAATTGTAAAGCATTGAAGAAGCTATCGTGTGGATCTTGCTCTTTTGGAACGAAAGGGATGAATGCCATCCTTGATAATTGCGCGTCGCTCGAGGAGCTATCGGTAAAACGGCTTCGAGGAATTACCGATGGCGCGGCGGCTGAGCCCGTAGGACCGGGTTTAGCTGCGGCTTCACTAAAAACTATTTGCTTAAAGGAACTTTATAATGGACAGTGTTTTGGCCCGCTTATAATCGGGTCAAAGAATTTAAAAACTCTGAAGCTTTTTAGATGCTCTGGCGATTGGGATAAGCTTCTTCAAGTAATTTCGGATCGGGTAACGGGTATGGTTGAGATCCATTTAGAGAGGCTCCAAGTTAGCGATACTGGCCTTGCGGCCATCTCTAATTGTTTGAATTTAGAGATTTTGCATCTAGTTAAAACCCCAGAGTGTACTGATATGGGACTTGTTTCCATCGCGGAGCGTTGTAGGTTATTAAGAAAGCTTCATGTTGATGGTTGGAAGACGAATCGGATTGGTGATGATGGGTTATCGGCAGTTGCTAAGTACTGTCCGAATTTGCAAGAGTTGGTGCTCATTGGTGTGAATCCTACAAAAATTAGTGTAGAATTGTTAGCTTCAAATTGTCAGAATCTAGAGCGGTTAGCATTATGTGGGAGTGATACTGTTGGTGATGCGGAGCTTTCTTGTATTGCAGCCAAATGTGTAGCATTGAAAAAGCTTTGTATTAAGAGTTGTCCTGTTTCAGATCATGGGATGGAAGCGCTTGCAAATGGGTGCCCGAATTTGGTTAAAGTGAAGGTGAAGAAGTGTAGAGCAGTTACTTGTGAATGTGCGGATTGGTTGAGAACGAAGAGGGGATCTTTGGCAGTGAATTTGGATTGTGGGGAACCTGAGCATCAGGATGCAAGTGTTAGTGATGGTGGGTTACTGGAAAATGTAGTTGAGTTTCATTCAGTTGCTAATCAAATGCCGCTGCCTAGTATTGCATCTAGCAGTACTGGACGATCAACTTCTTTCATGTCAAGATTAGGGCTTTTGAGTGGGAAAAATTTGGTGGCTTGCACTTTTAGAAGATGGTCAGGTGGTAATAGCAGTTCTCGAGGATAATGAGACCGTGAACCAGAAGTCTGCACTACTGAAAAAACAGTCATTGCCCTTGGTCTCTCTGGATTATTTTGG from Populus alba chromosome 14, ASM523922v2, whole genome shotgun sequence includes:
- the LOC118036233 gene encoding F-box protein At1g47056, which translates into the protein MGQSASTALITSRRDSNRSSHRSKSKFTVPIIPMQVEEQTEFIFCEGPDYISDLPDECLACIFQSLNSGDRKNCSLVCRRWLRIEGQSRHRLSLNAQSDLLPLVPFLFSRFDSVTKLALKCDRRSVSIGDEALVAISSRCRNLTRLKLRSCRELTDAGVAAFAKNCKALKKLSCGSCSFGTKGMNAILDNCASLEELSVKRLRGITDGAAAEPVGPGLAAASLKTICLKELYNGQCFGPLIIGSKNLKTLKLFRCSGDWDKLLQVISDRVTGMVEIHLERLQVSDTGLAAISNCLNLEILHLVKTPECTDMGLVSIAERCRLLRKLHVDGWKTNRIGDDGLSAVAKYCPNLQELVLIGVNPTKISVELLASNCQNLERLALCGSDTVGDAELSCIAAKCVALKKLCIKSCPVSDHGMEALANGCPNLVKVKVKKCRAVTCECADWLRTKRGSLAVNLDCGEPEHQDASVSDGGLLENVVEFHSVANQMPLPSIASSSTGRSTSFMSRLGLLSGKNLVACTFRRWSGGNSSSRG